From Dietzia sp. ANT_WB102, a single genomic window includes:
- a CDS encoding FAD-dependent oxidoreductase, with protein MTPVTDSPFRVAVVGSGPAGVYASEALLDWSDNRDPSARGIVVDLFDQLPVPYGLLRHGVAPDHPRIKGIARTLEGIASDPRIRFLGNVEFGRDLTLDDVRRHYHAVVFSTGALTDRRLGIPGEDLEGSYGAAEFVTWYDGHPDSHPEWALTAERAAVVGVGNVALDVARMLVRSSEQLEPTDIPEHVRTGFGSNTTRVVSVIGRRGPVHAKFTPLELREMGKVEGATVVVDPDDLEYDDEARTLRDSDRRVGQVCAQLEKWAGAQREAGLGTADEAEAAALADGKRVVRFRFHRSPVEILGADGRVSGLRLEITEPVPGPEGEGGRVRSTGRTEDLPVEAVYRAVGYRSAALEGVPFDHASSTIPNDSGRVLDSPGGQHLPGLFTAGWVKRGPSGVIGTNRSCAVETIGRLTAELESGSLPEPAEPDPQTVRDLLADRVADLVDGDTWLKIDAHERSLGEAAGRERTKLPGRTEMLDIARSTRTSRTSS; from the coding sequence ATGACGCCTGTCACAGATTCTCCGTTCCGTGTGGCCGTAGTGGGCTCCGGCCCGGCGGGTGTATACGCCAGCGAAGCGCTGTTGGACTGGAGCGACAATCGCGATCCCTCCGCGCGCGGGATCGTGGTGGATCTGTTCGACCAGTTGCCCGTGCCGTACGGTCTCCTACGCCACGGCGTGGCCCCAGACCACCCCCGGATCAAGGGCATCGCCCGCACCCTGGAGGGGATCGCCTCCGATCCGCGAATCCGGTTCCTGGGCAACGTCGAGTTCGGCCGCGACCTCACCCTGGACGACGTGCGGCGCCACTACCACGCCGTGGTCTTCTCGACCGGCGCGCTCACGGACCGCCGGCTCGGCATCCCGGGCGAGGACCTGGAAGGTTCCTACGGCGCCGCCGAATTCGTCACCTGGTACGACGGTCACCCGGACTCGCACCCCGAGTGGGCGCTGACCGCCGAGCGCGCGGCCGTGGTCGGCGTGGGCAATGTCGCGCTGGATGTGGCGCGCATGCTGGTGCGCAGCTCCGAGCAACTCGAACCCACAGACATCCCCGAGCATGTCCGCACCGGGTTTGGTTCCAACACGACCCGTGTGGTGTCGGTGATCGGTCGCCGCGGCCCCGTCCACGCCAAATTCACGCCCCTGGAGTTGCGGGAAATGGGCAAGGTGGAGGGTGCCACCGTGGTGGTAGACCCCGATGACTTGGAGTATGACGACGAGGCGCGCACTCTCCGCGACAGCGATCGCCGGGTCGGACAGGTGTGCGCGCAACTCGAGAAGTGGGCCGGGGCACAGCGTGAGGCTGGTCTGGGTACGGCGGATGAGGCCGAGGCCGCGGCTCTCGCCGACGGGAAGCGGGTCGTCAGGTTCCGCTTCCACCGGTCGCCTGTCGAGATCCTGGGTGCTGACGGCCGGGTGTCCGGGCTGCGGCTGGAGATCACTGAACCGGTTCCCGGACCAGAGGGCGAGGGCGGGCGGGTGCGCAGTACCGGCCGCACCGAGGATCTGCCGGTGGAGGCCGTCTACCGGGCGGTCGGTTACCGTTCCGCAGCCCTGGAGGGCGTCCCCTTCGACCATGCCTCGTCGACCATTCCCAACGACTCCGGCCGCGTCCTGGACTCGCCGGGTGGGCAACACCTGCCGGGATTGTTCACCGCGGGTTGGGTCAAGCGTGGCCCGTCCGGCGTGATCGGCACCAACCGGTCCTGCGCCGTGGAGACGATCGGCCGGTTGACCGCCGAACTCGAGTCCGGCTCGCTTCCCGAGCCCGCGGAACCAGACCCGCAGACCGTGCGCGACCTGCTCGCCGACCGGGTTGCGGACCTGGTCGACGGCGACACCTGGCTGAAGATCGACGCCCACGAGCGCAGCCTCGGTGAGGCGGCGGGCCGCGAGCGCACCAAACTGCCGGGCCGGACGGAGATGCTCGACATCGCCCGCTCCACGCGCACCTCCCGGACCTCGTCCTGA
- a CDS encoding rhodanese-like domain-containing protein gives MNDYAGDLPPRQAWDLLASDPDAVLVDVRTSAEWQWVGGADLSELGKRTLGIEWMMSSGEPNPRFLEQLGEAGVAPEAPVLFLCRSGGRSAAAAQAATAAGFGSAYNVAEGFEGDPDDDGHRGSINGWKVAGLAWRQS, from the coding sequence ATGAACGACTACGCCGGGGACCTCCCGCCACGCCAGGCCTGGGATCTGCTCGCCTCCGACCCCGACGCCGTACTAGTGGACGTGCGCACCAGTGCCGAATGGCAGTGGGTCGGCGGCGCAGATCTGTCGGAGCTGGGCAAGCGCACGCTGGGCATCGAGTGGATGATGTCGTCCGGCGAGCCCAACCCCCGTTTCCTCGAGCAACTCGGCGAGGCAGGTGTCGCCCCCGAGGCGCCGGTGCTGTTCCTGTGCCGCAGCGGGGGCAGGTCGGCTGCCGCCGCGCAGGCCGCCACCGCTGCCGGTTTCGGGTCCGCCTACAACGTGGCCGAGGGGTTCGAGGGTGACCCCGACGACGACGGCCACCGCGGCAGCATCAACGGGTGGAAGGTCGCGGGCCTGGCCTGGCGGCAGTCCTGA
- a CDS encoding O-succinylhomoserine sulfhydrylase, whose protein sequence is MTEFFDDDDEEKQRMKNNELPDGLHPDTLGVRAGQMRTGFEETAEPMFLNSGYVYESAEAAEASFNGSVQRFVYSRYGNPTVAMFQERLRQIEGADACFATSSGMSAVFVALAALCGNGSRLVASRALFGSCYVICAEILPRWGVETVFVDGTDLDQWREALSEPTDAVFFETPSNPMQELVDVRSVCDLAHAAGAQVVVDNVFATVLHQKPLELGADVVVYSATKHIDGQGRVLGGAVLGTEEYISGPVQNLMRHAGFGMSAFNAWVLLKGLETMSMRVERMSANALEVARFLESHPAVDWVTYPMLESHPQYELARTQMAGGGSVVTFGLKFDDAEGGRGKKECFSLLNALEIIDISNNLGDAKTLVTHPATTTHASMEPEARAAVGIGDNVIRLSVGLEFAGDLIEDLRRGLD, encoded by the coding sequence CTGACCGAGTTTTTTGACGACGACGACGAGGAAAAGCAGCGGATGAAGAACAACGAGCTCCCCGACGGACTCCACCCGGACACCCTGGGGGTCCGGGCCGGGCAGATGCGCACCGGCTTCGAGGAGACCGCGGAGCCGATGTTCCTCAACTCCGGTTACGTCTACGAGTCGGCGGAGGCGGCCGAGGCGTCGTTCAACGGGAGCGTCCAGCGCTTCGTGTACTCGCGCTACGGAAACCCGACCGTCGCGATGTTCCAGGAGCGGCTGCGGCAGATCGAGGGCGCGGATGCGTGCTTCGCCACCAGCTCCGGCATGTCCGCGGTGTTCGTCGCGCTGGCCGCACTGTGCGGAAACGGCTCGCGGCTCGTGGCCTCGCGGGCGCTGTTCGGCTCCTGTTACGTGATCTGCGCGGAGATCCTCCCACGGTGGGGCGTGGAGACGGTGTTCGTCGACGGCACCGACCTGGATCAGTGGCGCGAGGCGCTCAGCGAGCCCACCGACGCCGTGTTCTTCGAGACCCCCTCCAACCCGATGCAGGAGCTGGTGGACGTCCGCTCCGTGTGCGATCTGGCCCATGCGGCAGGCGCGCAGGTCGTGGTGGACAACGTGTTCGCCACCGTCCTGCACCAGAAGCCGCTCGAGCTGGGCGCGGACGTCGTGGTCTACTCCGCGACCAAGCACATCGACGGGCAGGGCCGGGTGTTGGGCGGCGCCGTGCTGGGCACCGAGGAATACATCTCCGGTCCGGTGCAGAACCTTATGCGCCACGCCGGCTTCGGGATGAGCGCGTTCAACGCCTGGGTGCTGCTCAAAGGCTTGGAGACCATGAGCATGCGCGTCGAGCGGATGTCGGCCAACGCGCTGGAGGTGGCACGATTTCTGGAGTCGCACCCGGCCGTGGACTGGGTGACCTACCCGATGCTCGAGTCTCACCCCCAGTACGAGCTGGCACGGACGCAGATGGCGGGCGGCGGGTCTGTGGTGACGTTCGGACTGAAGTTTGACGACGCCGAAGGCGGCCGCGGCAAAAAAGAGTGCTTCTCGCTGCTCAACGCGCTGGAGATCATCGATATCTCCAACAACCTGGGTGACGCCAAGACACTGGTGACCCATCCCGCGACGACGACCCATGCGTCCATGGAGCCCGAGGCCCGCGCCGCTGTGGGCATCGGCGACAACGTCATCCGCCTTTCTGTGGGGCTGGAGTTCGCTGGAGATCTGATCGAGGACTTGCGCCGCGGTCTAGATTGA
- a CDS encoding signal peptidase I, with product MTIDVSAPANEEPQPVDGFIRTKFLSRVTDALLSALALLGVVCIIATIAAFALNISLIMFKTGSMSPTIPTGSLAIVRQIPASDIRVGDVTTVSRGEGQLPVTHRVVSVTPVNGDTYSIAMKGDANDSPDAQPYEVAEVKKVLWHAPGLAYVVAKVSQPIYMAGITIAASLLVVWAFWPRKQQ from the coding sequence ATGACGATCGACGTGAGCGCTCCTGCGAATGAGGAACCCCAGCCAGTTGATGGGTTCATCCGCACTAAGTTCCTGTCACGGGTCACAGACGCCCTGTTGTCGGCGCTCGCGCTACTCGGCGTTGTCTGCATCATCGCGACGATTGCCGCCTTCGCTCTTAACATCAGCCTAATCATGTTCAAGACCGGTTCCATGTCGCCAACGATTCCGACTGGATCCCTCGCCATCGTCAGGCAGATCCCTGCCTCTGACATTCGCGTCGGCGATGTCACAACAGTTTCCCGCGGCGAGGGTCAACTACCGGTGACCCACCGCGTGGTGTCCGTTACCCCCGTAAACGGAGACACTTACTCCATTGCAATGAAAGGCGACGCCAACGACTCACCTGACGCTCAGCCTTACGAAGTGGCCGAGGTCAAAAAGGTGCTCTGGCACGCCCCCGGCCTCGCCTACGTGGTTGCGAAAGTAAGCCAACCGATCTATATGGCGGGAATAACGATTGCGGCCTCCCTCCTCGTCGTTTGGGCCTTTTGGCCCCGAAAGCAGCAGTGA
- a CDS encoding SipW-dependent-type signal peptide-containing protein yields MTDSMNPSELADRNRKRKALLAGGVVLGLGAVATLAAFTDDVFATGTFSSAKFSIQGSQAAAYPAASDASFKDYPDPTGAPGTGHAALTFASSMAPGDTVYAPFTIRTGPESGAGTVTLAGAYFSTAGTLDPYLTYTVLNGGTTCAAGASTTNGTSWATGTPGGTQSSPTAPTGAPARDLLADSGDTQKFCIAVTLANSQAAKDAINNANPLTSTSITWDFRGTATT; encoded by the coding sequence ATGACCGACTCGATGAATCCCTCCGAGCTAGCGGATCGCAACCGCAAACGCAAAGCGCTACTTGCTGGCGGGGTTGTTCTCGGCCTCGGTGCTGTCGCCACCCTGGCGGCGTTCACCGATGACGTCTTCGCCACGGGCACTTTCAGTTCAGCGAAGTTCTCGATACAGGGGTCACAAGCTGCGGCATACCCGGCAGCCTCGGACGCCTCATTCAAGGATTATCCAGACCCGACCGGAGCGCCGGGCACCGGGCACGCTGCGTTGACCTTCGCATCCTCGATGGCCCCCGGCGACACCGTTTACGCCCCGTTTACGATTCGGACCGGGCCAGAATCCGGTGCAGGAACCGTAACCCTGGCGGGGGCATACTTCTCGACCGCCGGCACATTGGATCCGTATCTGACCTACACGGTCCTCAACGGAGGTACTACCTGCGCTGCTGGCGCGAGCACCACTAACGGAACCTCGTGGGCGACTGGCACACCGGGCGGGACTCAATCCAGCCCCACTGCTCCAACTGGGGCTCCCGCACGAGACCTTCTCGCCGATTCGGGAGACACTCAGAAGTTCTGCATCGCGGTTACGCTAGCGAATTCCCAGGCCGCGAAGGACGCCATCAATAACGCAAATCCGCTGACCTCGACTTCGATCACGTGGGATTTCCGAGGAACCGCAACAACGTAA